A single genomic interval of Oceanithermus profundus DSM 14977 harbors:
- the alaS gene encoding alanine--tRNA ligase produces MTTAEIREKYLRFFEEKGHLRLPPFSLIPEDDPTLLFIVAGMAPLKPYFMGAKPVFPGHEGEHRRVVTCQKCLRVGDIENVGRTARHNTFFEMLGNFSFGDYFKKEAIAWAWEFVTDPKWLGLDPDRLYVTVYKDDDEAYAIWRDVVGVPEERISRWDEDENFWPAGAISEGPNGPCGPCSEIFYDRGPGFGSPDETGPNTGSGDRFVEIWNLVFTQFNRSGPIPGEGVLEPLPQKNIDTGMGLYRVAAILQDVEDFYATDTFKPLIDLVAERSGVPYKGALSVSHRVIADHVRAVVAALSDGATFSNTGRGYVIRRLLRRAVRHGYLLGIKEPFLHELAPVVAELLGDYYPEMKEQLASVQPAIRAEEARFLETLEQGIRRLESLLAGLKEGDVLPGEEAFRLHDTYGFPLDLTEEIAAERGVKVDREGFERAMREQVERARAASAFSGDVFAAAAPALERVFEDHGATEFTGYERLEDEGKVLLILQGEAELDRLEAGQGGQVVLDRTPFYAEGGGQVGDSGYLEWPGGRARVVTTKKSKQGLHLHEVEVEEGALAVGAAVRAVVDPERRCTEKNHTATHLLHAALRAVLGPQVRQAGSLVAPDRLRFDFTHAAALSPEEVRKVELLVNRWVQADFPVSWTFMPLEEAKKAGAMALFGEKYADTVRVVKVEGSPDTAGILEAEVRSMELCGGCHVRRTGEIGYFVITAEEAVSAGVRRIEALTGEAAVRYARDLLDRDAALARALGTSLEGLPQRIEKLQQELKQLRRENEKLAADLARAQLGGGGAPAVREAGGWRYVAAAFAGLDVPSLRQVADEILERYGVDLVVVGAGGALIVKVSPDAVQRGLAAGQVIRALAERTGGRGGGKPHLAQGGGFDVEKALAALDEVLAGL; encoded by the coding sequence ATGACGACCGCCGAGATCCGCGAAAAATACCTGCGTTTCTTCGAGGAGAAGGGGCACCTGCGGCTGCCGCCCTTCAGCCTCATTCCCGAAGACGACCCCACCCTGCTCTTCATCGTCGCCGGCATGGCGCCGCTCAAACCCTACTTCATGGGGGCCAAGCCGGTCTTTCCCGGGCACGAGGGGGAGCATCGCCGGGTGGTCACCTGCCAGAAGTGCCTGCGCGTCGGCGACATCGAAAACGTCGGGCGCACCGCCCGCCACAACACCTTCTTCGAGATGCTCGGCAACTTTTCCTTCGGCGACTACTTCAAGAAGGAGGCCATCGCCTGGGCCTGGGAGTTCGTGACCGACCCCAAGTGGCTGGGCCTCGACCCCGACCGCCTCTACGTCACCGTCTACAAGGACGACGACGAGGCCTACGCCATCTGGCGCGACGTGGTGGGGGTGCCCGAGGAGCGGATCAGCCGCTGGGACGAGGACGAGAACTTCTGGCCCGCGGGCGCGATCAGCGAGGGGCCCAACGGCCCCTGCGGCCCTTGCAGCGAGATCTTCTACGACCGCGGCCCCGGCTTCGGCAGCCCGGACGAGACCGGGCCCAACACCGGATCCGGCGACCGCTTCGTGGAGATCTGGAACCTGGTCTTCACCCAGTTCAACCGCTCCGGCCCCATCCCCGGAGAGGGGGTGCTCGAGCCCCTGCCGCAGAAGAACATCGACACCGGAATGGGCCTCTACCGGGTGGCCGCCATCCTGCAGGACGTGGAGGACTTCTACGCCACCGACACCTTCAAGCCGCTCATCGACCTCGTGGCCGAGCGCTCGGGCGTGCCCTACAAGGGCGCGCTGAGCGTGAGCCACCGCGTCATCGCCGACCACGTGCGCGCCGTGGTCGCCGCGCTCTCCGACGGCGCCACCTTTTCCAACACCGGGCGCGGCTACGTGATCCGGCGCCTCCTGCGCCGGGCGGTGCGCCACGGCTACCTGCTGGGCATCAAGGAGCCCTTCCTGCACGAGCTCGCCCCGGTCGTCGCCGAGCTGTTGGGGGACTACTACCCCGAGATGAAGGAGCAGCTCGCCAGCGTCCAGCCGGCGATCCGCGCCGAGGAGGCGCGTTTCCTCGAGACCCTCGAGCAGGGCATCCGCAGGCTCGAGTCGCTCCTGGCCGGCCTCAAGGAGGGCGACGTCCTCCCCGGCGAAGAGGCCTTCCGGTTGCACGACACCTACGGCTTCCCCCTCGACCTCACCGAGGAGATCGCCGCCGAGCGCGGCGTCAAGGTGGACCGCGAGGGCTTCGAGCGGGCCATGCGCGAACAGGTCGAGCGCGCCCGCGCCGCCAGCGCCTTTTCGGGCGACGTCTTCGCCGCCGCCGCCCCGGCGCTCGAGCGCGTCTTCGAAGACCACGGCGCCACCGAGTTCACCGGATACGAGCGCCTCGAGGACGAGGGCAAGGTGCTCCTCATCCTTCAGGGCGAGGCCGAGCTCGACCGCCTCGAGGCCGGCCAGGGCGGCCAGGTCGTCCTCGACCGCACCCCCTTCTACGCCGAGGGCGGCGGTCAGGTGGGCGACTCGGGTTACCTCGAGTGGCCCGGAGGCCGCGCCCGGGTCGTGACCACCAAGAAGAGCAAGCAGGGCCTGCACCTGCACGAGGTCGAGGTCGAGGAGGGGGCGCTTGCCGTCGGCGCCGCCGTGCGCGCCGTCGTCGACCCCGAGCGCCGCTGCACCGAGAAGAACCACACGGCCACCCACCTGCTGCACGCGGCCTTGCGGGCGGTGCTGGGGCCGCAGGTGCGCCAGGCGGGCAGCCTGGTCGCCCCCGACCGGCTGCGCTTCGACTTCACCCACGCCGCCGCCCTCAGCCCCGAGGAGGTGCGCAAGGTCGAGCTGCTCGTCAACCGCTGGGTCCAGGCCGACTTCCCGGTGAGCTGGACCTTCATGCCCCTGGAGGAGGCCAAGAAGGCCGGCGCCATGGCGCTGTTCGGCGAGAAATACGCCGACACCGTGCGCGTCGTCAAGGTGGAGGGCAGCCCCGACACCGCCGGCATCCTCGAGGCCGAGGTGCGCTCGATGGAGCTCTGCGGCGGCTGCCACGTGCGCCGCACCGGCGAGATCGGCTACTTCGTGATCACCGCCGAGGAGGCGGTCTCCGCGGGCGTGCGCCGCATCGAGGCGCTCACCGGCGAGGCGGCGGTGCGCTACGCCCGCGACCTGCTCGACCGCGACGCGGCGCTGGCGCGGGCGCTGGGCACCAGCCTCGAGGGGCTGCCGCAGCGCATCGAGAAGCTGCAGCAGGAGCTCAAGCAACTGCGCCGCGAGAACGAGAAGCTGGCCGCGGACCTGGCGCGCGCCCAGCTGGGCGGCGGGGGCGCCCCCGCGGTGCGCGAGGCCGGGGGCTGGCGCTACGTGGCCGCGGCCTTCGCCGGCCTCGATGTGCCGTCGCTGCGCCAGGTGGCCGACGAGATCCTCGAGCGCTACGGCGTCGACCTCGTCGTCGTGGGGGCGGGGGGCGCGCTCATCGTCAAGGTGAGCCCCGACGCCGTCCAGCGCGGCCTCGCCGCCGGGCAGGTGATCCGCGCGCTCGCCGAGCGGACCGGCGGGCGCGGCGGCGGCAAGCCCCACCTGGCCCAGGGCGGGGGCTTCGACGTGGAAAAAGCGCTGGCGGCGCTCGACGAGGTCCTGGCCGGGCTCTGA
- a CDS encoding ABC transporter ATP-binding protein produces MLRAENLTKRYRQGSVTVTALEGFSYEFPPGPTAVVGPSGSGKTTLLNLLAGFDLPTEGEVELGGARLDRLGEDERAGVRLEQAGFVFQSWNLLPTLTALENVAFPLLLAGVAAGVRRERAMALLEQVGLADRAHHRPNQLSGGEQQRVAIARALALEPAVLFADEPTGNLDSAAGHRVLDLLLEHAVGERRLVLVTHDLEIAARAERVLHLRDGRLVKIEEPAAV; encoded by the coding sequence ATGCTGCGCGCGGAGAACCTGACCAAACGCTACCGCCAGGGCAGCGTCACCGTGACCGCCCTGGAAGGGTTCAGCTACGAGTTTCCCCCCGGTCCGACGGCCGTGGTGGGGCCGAGCGGATCCGGCAAGACGACGTTGCTCAACCTGCTCGCGGGCTTCGACCTGCCCACCGAGGGCGAGGTCGAGCTGGGGGGCGCCCGCCTCGACCGCCTGGGCGAGGACGAGCGCGCCGGGGTGCGGCTCGAGCAGGCGGGGTTCGTCTTCCAGAGCTGGAACCTGCTGCCCACCCTGACGGCCCTCGAGAACGTCGCCTTCCCCCTGCTGCTCGCGGGGGTGGCGGCGGGGGTGCGGCGCGAACGGGCCATGGCGCTGCTCGAGCAGGTGGGGCTCGCGGACCGCGCCCACCACCGACCCAACCAGCTCTCCGGGGGCGAGCAGCAGCGCGTGGCCATCGCCCGGGCGCTGGCGCTCGAACCCGCGGTGCTCTTCGCCGACGAACCCACGGGCAACCTCGACTCCGCCGCCGGGCACCGGGTGCTCGATCTGCTGCTGGAGCACGCCGTCGGCGAGCGCCGGCTCGTCCTCGTCACCCACGACCTCGAGATCGCCGCCCGCGCGGAACGGGTGCTGCACCTGCGCGACGGCCGGCTCGTCAAGATCGAGGAGCCCGCCGCCGTCTAG
- a CDS encoding ABC transporter permease, which yields MELVLLVWRNLTARFTRSLFTWLGIAVATASMVLFLSFGEGLRQALVSEMGNFGPQIRVVAEGTDVFSPPQPELPPEMLEQIRAMAPELGIRKIIPSVMLVRGGFDPTSSFIFHGLPEGADPRDFYPPAKAAAGRLDPHPDGAVVGAKKAELSKLTLGKPLRLSREVTVPVVGILEPASGLVDSLIFVPLKTLQQVLGTKNYGVFMILLDPDAKVEEVARKLEAAIPGIDAQSTNEALKFAERSLRIGDLIRFGISLVALVVGGLLVANTVMMSVYERTREFGVMRAIGARRRFIFGLVLSEALFLALAGGLAGVLAGVLGSAAINAYTQEAVGLALSAVTPRLALFSMAVALVLGLLAGLLPARGASRIPVTEALGRV from the coding sequence GTGGAACTCGTTCTCTTGGTCTGGCGCAACCTGACCGCACGCTTCACCCGCAGCCTCTTCACCTGGCTGGGCATCGCCGTGGCCACGGCCTCGATGGTGCTCTTCCTCTCCTTCGGCGAGGGGCTGCGTCAGGCGCTCGTCAGCGAGATGGGCAACTTCGGTCCCCAGATCCGGGTGGTGGCCGAGGGTACCGACGTCTTCAGCCCGCCCCAGCCCGAGCTGCCTCCGGAGATGCTCGAGCAGATCCGGGCCATGGCCCCCGAACTGGGCATCCGCAAGATCATCCCCTCGGTGATGCTGGTCCGCGGCGGGTTCGACCCGACGTCGAGCTTCATCTTCCACGGCCTGCCCGAAGGCGCGGACCCGCGCGACTTCTACCCGCCGGCCAAGGCGGCCGCGGGCAGGCTCGACCCCCATCCCGACGGCGCGGTGGTGGGGGCGAAGAAGGCCGAGCTGAGCAAGCTGACGCTGGGCAAGCCGCTGCGGCTGAGCCGCGAGGTCACCGTGCCGGTCGTGGGCATCCTCGAGCCCGCGAGCGGGCTGGTCGACAGCCTGATCTTCGTCCCCCTCAAGACGCTGCAGCAGGTGCTGGGCACCAAGAACTACGGCGTCTTCATGATCCTCCTCGACCCCGACGCCAAGGTCGAAGAGGTGGCCCGGAAGCTGGAGGCGGCCATCCCCGGCATCGACGCCCAGAGCACCAACGAGGCCCTCAAGTTCGCGGAGCGCTCGCTGCGCATCGGCGACCTGATCCGCTTCGGCATCAGCCTGGTCGCGCTGGTGGTGGGCGGGCTGCTCGTCGCCAACACCGTGATGATGAGCGTCTACGAACGCACGCGCGAGTTCGGGGTGATGCGCGCCATCGGCGCGCGCCGCCGCTTCATCTTCGGTCTGGTGCTTTCCGAAGCGCTCTTCCTGGCGCTCGCGGGCGGCCTCGCGGGCGTGCTCGCAGGCGTGCTCGGTTCGGCGGCGATCAACGCCTACACCCAGGAGGCGGTGGGGCTCGCCCTCTCGGCGGTCACCCCGCGCCTGGCGCTGTTTTCGATGGCGGTTGCGCTGGTGCTGGGGCTGCTGGCGGGCCTGCTGCCGGCGCGCGGGGCCAGCCGCATTCCCGTGACCGAAGCGCTGGGGAGGGTCTGA
- a CDS encoding sensor domain-containing diguanylate cyclase, which translates to MRGPWVPVLIVVLLLLLGYWTESMTFGAFAVFMAAWFWGGLAGLGAAAVTWLMYLGHGLSDRTMLLDALGLAFVAVGGHLLKRRADALSLRQARIRGSLRAILHASKRVARFEDPDELLRRAPRFFEEGPARGACVLRVEDDEVRVESGDCRPEEWREPLLRASQSDEPLYLDGGGRGPYRFLVPMCDRYVLCVEPAGPLEEDERDLITAFANLVCLVRRRLQENREAEQFSRLMTALASSRSLTEASEKVIQLLLPVLGASSGLVVIFRGGRFEPLAMVGRIPEAERELLENGLPAGWGGVWRSYIQRRPLFIDDYGAFDLKVDSVYEAGVKSLAFVPVSGERRARIVLVIQDEKVRSWEDEERDFLVLVARGLGLMAEQFLTRERMNALLRLEREVFDSPIELAYDRLLAYAVRLVPGGEAGSLLVRTPEDDFRYTASLGYEQEGLKKIRFSLEDVRDVWYGAGEEAWSRGEPRVFSAVEQDIAEVSYKTAPIEVIDQAGRVREIKANLCLPIVYQGEVLAVLNIESFSDPEAFDDESIEAARFFAQQAALLLHEQHYRNLLERAAHTDPLTGLPNRRAFDREFTVMWQSAERYGYPLSILVMDLSRFKEVNDRYGHAAGDQVLVRVGRVLSEITRNGDRIFRWGGDEFAVLMPHTALLGAVRAAERYARAIEQVCVETTCVGVNIGAAAFPEDTRDPSELIKLADARMYQAKRSGLVVEPRS; encoded by the coding sequence ATGCGCGGACCCTGGGTGCCTGTCCTGATCGTCGTGCTCCTGCTGTTGCTGGGGTACTGGACCGAGTCCATGACCTTCGGCGCCTTCGCCGTCTTCATGGCCGCCTGGTTCTGGGGCGGCCTCGCCGGTCTGGGCGCCGCCGCGGTCACCTGGCTGATGTACCTGGGGCACGGCCTCTCGGACCGGACGATGCTGCTCGACGCCCTGGGGCTGGCGTTCGTGGCCGTGGGCGGCCACCTGCTCAAGCGCCGCGCCGACGCCCTCAGCCTCAGGCAGGCGCGCATCCGCGGCAGCCTGCGGGCCATCCTGCACGCCTCCAAACGGGTGGCCCGCTTCGAGGACCCCGACGAGCTGTTGCGGCGCGCGCCTCGTTTCTTCGAGGAGGGTCCGGCGCGCGGGGCCTGCGTGCTCCGCGTCGAGGACGACGAGGTCCGCGTCGAGTCGGGCGACTGCCGCCCCGAGGAGTGGCGCGAGCCGCTGCTGCGCGCCAGCCAGAGCGACGAACCCCTCTACCTCGACGGCGGCGGCCGCGGCCCCTACCGCTTCCTGGTGCCCATGTGCGACCGCTACGTGCTCTGCGTCGAGCCGGCGGGGCCCCTGGAAGAAGACGAGCGCGACCTGATCACGGCCTTCGCCAACCTGGTCTGCCTGGTGCGCCGGCGGTTGCAGGAGAACCGCGAGGCGGAGCAGTTCAGCCGCCTGATGACCGCGCTGGCCTCCAGCCGCAGCCTGACCGAAGCCTCGGAGAAGGTGATCCAGCTCCTCCTGCCGGTGCTGGGGGCCTCGTCCGGCCTGGTCGTGATCTTCCGCGGGGGGCGTTTCGAGCCCCTGGCCATGGTGGGCCGGATCCCCGAGGCCGAGCGCGAGCTGCTGGAGAACGGCCTGCCCGCCGGCTGGGGCGGGGTCTGGCGCAGCTACATCCAGCGCCGTCCGCTCTTCATCGACGACTACGGGGCCTTCGACCTCAAGGTCGACTCGGTCTACGAGGCGGGGGTGAAGTCGCTGGCCTTCGTGCCGGTTTCCGGCGAGCGCCGCGCCCGCATCGTCCTCGTTATCCAGGACGAAAAGGTGCGCTCCTGGGAGGACGAGGAGCGCGACTTCCTGGTCCTGGTGGCCCGCGGCCTCGGGTTGATGGCCGAGCAGTTCCTGACCCGCGAGCGCATGAACGCCCTCCTGCGGCTCGAGCGCGAGGTCTTCGACTCCCCCATCGAGCTGGCCTACGACCGCCTGCTGGCCTACGCCGTCCGCCTGGTGCCCGGTGGCGAGGCCGGCAGCCTGCTGGTGCGCACCCCCGAGGACGACTTCCGCTACACCGCCTCCCTGGGCTACGAGCAGGAGGGGCTGAAGAAGATCCGCTTCAGCCTCGAGGACGTGCGCGACGTCTGGTACGGCGCCGGCGAGGAGGCCTGGAGCCGCGGCGAGCCCCGCGTCTTCTCCGCGGTGGAGCAGGACATCGCCGAGGTGAGCTACAAGACCGCGCCGATCGAGGTCATCGACCAGGCGGGGCGGGTGCGCGAGATCAAGGCCAACCTCTGCCTCCCGATCGTCTACCAGGGGGAGGTGCTGGCCGTCCTCAACATCGAGTCCTTCTCCGACCCCGAGGCCTTTGACGACGAGTCGATCGAGGCCGCGCGTTTCTTCGCCCAGCAGGCGGCGCTGCTGCTGCACGAACAGCACTACCGCAACCTACTCGAGCGGGCGGCGCACACCGACCCCCTCACCGGTCTGCCCAACCGCCGCGCCTTCGACCGCGAGTTCACGGTGATGTGGCAGAGCGCCGAGCGCTACGGCTACCCGCTCTCCATCCTGGTCATGGACCTGAGCCGCTTCAAGGAGGTCAACGACCGCTACGGCCACGCCGCCGGCGACCAGGTGCTGGTGCGCGTGGGGCGGGTGCTGAGCGAGATCACCCGCAACGGCGACCGCATCTTCCGCTGGGGCGGCGACGAGTTCGCGGTGCTCATGCCGCACACGGCGCTGCTGGGCGCCGTGCGGGCGGCGGAACGCTACGCCCGCGCCATCGAGCAGGTCTGCGTCGAGACGACCTGCGTGGGGGTGAACATCGGGGCCGCGGCCTTCCCCGAGGACACCCGCGACCCCTCCGAGCTGATCAAGCTGGCCGACGCCCGCATGTACCAGGCCAAGCGTTCCGGCCTGGTGGTCGAACCCCGTTCCTGA
- a CDS encoding phospholipase D-like domain-containing protein, whose product MKLGRERSWFRFNHRVLLTARRDDVPLLEKLRYLAIFAANTDEFFSARVYRLFRASRERPRVPREYRALLGEVQAYVREARELFGELRPRLEAAGLRLLEPRQLSATEARYFGAYLAEEVAPKTDLLDAAQVHDLSSGALYFAAGHRRLRYLLRQPEQRRFLPVPGRPGAFVRLGALVRARSDLFLPEPMPMYELRLTRIAQLEAARMDWEELPLALETRLDGAPSRLELEAGFPWRTALARSLELLDDEVFEQPPPLDLRALFELADLEVPGLRFPPLRPRRRRGFASDPFACLRGRDVTLYHPRDDFGQVVGFARAAARDPGVRRLRATLYRVGRENPILDALIEAADRGKEVEVLLEGRARFDELVNLYWRLHFEGHGVRVLDYPPGAKVHAKLFLVEAEHGVYAHLGTGNYNPHNGRLYTDLSYFTARPELTADVAGYFDALAAGRTPEPKTLASGPAARELLLAKIAAVARDRGEVIVKVNHLTDARLLRALAAAADRGARVRLVVRSTLTALHPRFESISLVGRFLEHARLAAFRTAEGWEVWASSADWMERNFDRRLEVFFPIADALARERLLRLLRAQLADDVNAFVLEADGAQRPRWAGKRDSQRRLL is encoded by the coding sequence GTGAAGCTCGGCCGCGAACGCTCCTGGTTCCGTTTCAACCACCGGGTGCTGCTCACCGCCCGGCGCGACGACGTGCCCCTGCTCGAGAAGCTGCGTTACCTGGCCATCTTCGCCGCCAACACCGACGAGTTCTTCTCCGCCCGGGTCTACCGCCTCTTCCGGGCCTCGCGCGAACGCCCGCGGGTGCCCCGCGAGTACCGGGCCCTACTGGGCGAGGTGCAGGCGTACGTCCGCGAGGCCCGCGAGCTCTTCGGCGAGCTGCGCCCCCGGCTCGAGGCCGCGGGCCTGCGCCTGCTCGAGCCGCGCCAGCTCAGCGCCACCGAGGCCCGCTACTTCGGGGCCTACCTGGCCGAGGAGGTGGCCCCCAAGACCGACCTGCTCGACGCCGCCCAGGTGCACGACCTTTCCTCGGGGGCGCTGTACTTCGCAGCCGGGCACCGGCGGTTGCGCTACCTGCTGCGCCAGCCCGAGCAACGGCGCTTCCTTCCCGTGCCCGGCCGCCCCGGCGCCTTCGTGCGGCTGGGGGCCCTGGTGCGCGCGCGCAGCGACCTCTTCCTGCCCGAGCCGATGCCGATGTACGAGCTGCGGTTGACCCGCATCGCCCAGCTCGAGGCCGCGCGCATGGACTGGGAGGAGCTGCCGCTGGCCCTGGAGACGCGGCTCGACGGCGCCCCCAGCCGCCTCGAGCTGGAGGCGGGCTTCCCCTGGCGCACCGCCCTCGCCCGCAGCCTGGAACTCCTCGACGACGAGGTCTTCGAGCAGCCGCCCCCGCTCGACCTGCGCGCCCTCTTCGAGCTCGCGGACCTGGAGGTGCCCGGGCTGCGCTTCCCCCCGCTGCGCCCCCGGCGCCGCCGCGGCTTCGCGAGCGACCCCTTCGCCTGCCTGCGCGGACGCGACGTCACCCTCTACCATCCGCGGGACGACTTCGGCCAGGTGGTCGGTTTCGCGCGCGCCGCGGCGCGCGACCCCGGGGTGCGCCGCCTCCGCGCCACGCTCTACCGCGTGGGCCGTGAGAACCCCATCCTGGACGCGCTGATCGAGGCCGCCGACCGCGGCAAGGAGGTCGAGGTGCTCCTCGAGGGTCGGGCCCGCTTCGACGAGCTGGTCAACCTCTACTGGCGGCTGCACTTCGAGGGGCACGGGGTGCGGGTCCTCGACTACCCGCCCGGGGCCAAGGTGCACGCCAAGCTCTTTCTCGTCGAGGCCGAACACGGCGTCTACGCCCACCTGGGCACGGGAAACTACAACCCCCACAACGGCCGCCTCTACACCGACCTCTCCTACTTCACCGCCCGGCCGGAGCTGACCGCCGACGTCGCCGGCTACTTCGACGCCCTGGCCGCGGGGCGGACGCCGGAGCCGAAGACCCTGGCCAGCGGTCCCGCGGCCCGCGAGCTGCTGCTCGCCAAGATCGCCGCCGTGGCGCGCGACCGCGGCGAGGTGATCGTCAAGGTGAACCACCTCACCGACGCCCGCCTGCTGCGCGCGCTCGCCGCGGCCGCCGACCGCGGGGCGCGGGTGCGGCTGGTGGTGCGCTCCACGCTCACCGCGCTGCACCCCCGCTTCGAGAGCATCAGCCTGGTGGGCCGCTTCCTCGAGCACGCCCGGCTCGCCGCCTTCAGGACCGCGGAGGGCTGGGAGGTGTGGGCCTCGAGCGCCGACTGGATGGAACGCAACTTCGACCGCCGGCTCGAGGTCTTCTTCCCGATCGCCGACGCCCTGGCCCGCGAGCGGCTGCTGCGGCTGCTGCGCGCCCAGCTCGCCGACGACGTGAACGCCTTCGTCCTCGAGGCCGACGGCGCCCAGCGGCCCCGCTGGGCCGGAAAGCGCGACAGCCAGCGAAGGCTCCTCTAG
- a CDS encoding SixA phosphatase family protein → MTEVHLIRHARAQPRREGLPDDERALTAAGEAQAERLRAALERLEVRYALLWTSPLLRARQTADHLAPLAEVVAEEPALAGGWGPELLERLIVRGRTVAVVAHEPDLGRVAAALLAGDAGRTDAFAFKKSGLLALRLRRGGAELRYLLTPGVLRRLS, encoded by the coding sequence ATGACCGAGGTGCACCTGATCCGCCACGCCCGCGCGCAGCCCCGGCGCGAAGGCCTTCCCGACGACGAGCGCGCCCTCACCGCGGCGGGGGAGGCGCAGGCGGAGCGGCTGCGCGCGGCGCTCGAGCGCCTGGAGGTCCGCTACGCCCTGCTCTGGACCAGCCCGCTCTTGCGGGCGCGCCAGACCGCCGACCACCTGGCCCCGCTCGCCGAGGTGGTGGCCGAGGAGCCGGCGCTCGCGGGCGGCTGGGGGCCGGAGCTGCTCGAGCGCCTGATCGTGCGCGGCCGCACCGTGGCCGTCGTGGCCCACGAACCCGACCTCGGCCGGGTGGCGGCGGCCCTGCTCGCCGGCGATGCCGGGCGGACGGACGCTTTCGCCTTCAAGAAGTCGGGGCTGCTGGCGCTGCGCCTCCGCCGCGGCGGCGCCGAGCTGCGCTACCTGCTCACGCCCGGGGTGCTGCGCCGGCTTTCATAG
- a CDS encoding Ppx/GppA phosphatase family protein: MERVGIVDLGSGTARLVVYAYEPGRHYRLVDELREPVRLGQGLAATGRIAPEAAWRALGFLAAVQDYARATGLERIDAFATSAVRSAANARELLEPARRMGIEVRVLSGAEEARYGVLAVAAGFTFEDAWVVDLGGGSAQLSRMRGRGFAGGAAYPLGAVRLSERFLAHDPPRAREVEALTAEVNGQLQDVVSELRARPLPLVAMGGTVRNLARAVQRARRYPLERLHGYFLRAADLDELTERLLGLRAARRRRVPGLSPDRADVIVAGALVYRTLLRAAGLPGLWISGLGVREGAFFRHFLPPPHRPACVRELHLASLEARFPQPAAHTQSVRDLAARLFAALAPRYGLDEGDARLLDAAARLHDVGLAIDFYDHHKHGAYLVLQHPLAGWSHREQALLALLVRYHRKGRPRPGALAAVLEPGDEERLVRLAAILRLAEHLERARSGRVRRLEVELGAEAVTLRVGGPENPWVEVWEAQKDAALFERAFGLRLEVQSL; encoded by the coding sequence ATGGAACGCGTGGGCATCGTGGACCTGGGGTCGGGAACGGCCCGGCTCGTCGTCTACGCCTACGAACCCGGCCGCCACTACCGCCTCGTCGACGAGCTGCGCGAACCGGTGCGGCTGGGGCAGGGGCTCGCGGCCACGGGCCGGATCGCGCCCGAGGCCGCCTGGCGGGCGCTGGGCTTCCTGGCCGCGGTGCAGGACTACGCCCGCGCCACCGGCCTCGAGCGGATCGACGCCTTCGCCACCAGCGCGGTGCGCAGCGCCGCGAACGCCCGCGAACTGCTGGAGCCGGCGCGGCGGATGGGGATCGAGGTGCGGGTGCTTTCGGGGGCCGAAGAGGCCCGCTACGGGGTGCTGGCCGTCGCCGCCGGCTTCACCTTCGAAGACGCCTGGGTCGTGGACCTGGGCGGCGGCAGCGCCCAGCTGAGCCGGATGCGCGGCCGCGGCTTCGCCGGCGGGGCCGCCTACCCCCTGGGGGCGGTGCGGCTCAGCGAGCGCTTCCTCGCCCACGACCCTCCGCGGGCGCGCGAGGTGGAGGCGCTCACCGCCGAGGTGAACGGGCAGCTGCAGGACGTCGTCTCCGAGCTGCGCGCGCGGCCGCTGCCGCTCGTGGCCATGGGCGGCACGGTGCGCAACCTGGCGCGGGCGGTGCAACGCGCCCGCCGCTACCCGCTCGAGCGCCTCCACGGCTACTTCCTGCGCGCCGCCGACCTGGACGAGCTGACCGAACGGTTGCTGGGCCTGCGCGCCGCCCGCCGCCGGCGGGTGCCCGGCCTCTCGCCCGACCGCGCCGACGTGATCGTCGCCGGGGCCCTGGTCTACCGCACCCTGCTGCGGGCGGCCGGACTCCCCGGCTTGTGGATCTCGGGGCTGGGCGTGCGCGAGGGCGCCTTCTTCCGGCACTTCCTGCCGCCGCCGCACCGGCCCGCGTGCGTGCGCGAACTCCACCTCGCGAGCCTCGAGGCCCGTTTCCCCCAACCCGCTGCGCATACCCAGAGTGTACGCGACCTGGCCGCGCGGCTCTTCGCGGCGCTGGCGCCGCGGTACGGGCTGGACGAAGGCGACGCCCGCCTCCTCGACGCCGCGGCGCGGCTGCACGACGTCGGCCTGGCCATCGACTTCTACGACCACCATAAGCACGGCGCCTACCTGGTGCTGCAGCACCCCCTCGCCGGCTGGAGCCACCGCGAACAGGCGCTTTTGGCCCTGCTGGTGCGCTACCACCGCAAGGGGCGGCCGCGGCCCGGGGCGCTCGCGGCGGTGCTCGAACCCGGCGACGAAGAACGCCTGGTGCGCCTGGCGGCGATCCTGCGGCTCGCCGAGCACCTGGAGCGCGCCCGCAGCGGCCGGGTGCGGCGGCTGGAGGTGGAACTCGGCGCGGAGGCGGTCACCCTGCGGGTGGGCGGTCCCGAGAACCCCTGGGTGGAGGTCTGGGAGGCGCAAAAAGACGCCGCGCTCTTCGAGCGCGCCTTCGGACTGCGCCTCGAGGTGCAAAGCCTATGA